In Chaetodon trifascialis isolate fChaTrf1 chromosome 23, fChaTrf1.hap1, whole genome shotgun sequence, the following proteins share a genomic window:
- the ndrg2 gene encoding protein NDRG2: MTTEMQEIAITEDKPLLTGQADTKDAELAARILLDQGQEHSIETPHGVLHVTLHGTRTTRRPAILTFHDVGLDSKSCFSPLFKFEEMQEIVKNFTLIHIDAPGQEEGAAAYPTGYQYPSMDTVAEMIPAVLQFFNFRTVIGVGVGAGAYILSKFSLANPDSVEGLVLVNIDTNARGWIDWAAQKLSSVTSSLTEQILSHLFSQEELSANTDLVQSHRERISKASNLINIELFWKTYNSRRDLNIDRNSTFKCPVMLVVGDQAPYEDAAVECNSKMDPTTTSFLKMADAGGLPQLTQPAKLTEAFKYFIQGMGYMASSCMTRLSRSRTTSLSSSYSMDGSRSRSRTLSQGSQGGQMPPSPSQTMEVSC, from the exons ATGACGACAGAAATGCAGGAGATCGCCATCACAGAGGACAAGCCTTTACTCACGGGTCAGGCTGACACCAAG GATGCTGAACTGGCTGCCAGGATACTCCTGGACCAGGGACAG gaGCACAGTATCGAGACCCCGCATGGCGTTCTGCACGTGACCCTCCACGGCACGCGAACCACCCGCAGGCCTGCCATCCTCACCTTCCACGACGTGGGTCTGGACA gtAAGAGCTGCTTCTCCCCTCTGTTTAAGTTCGAGGAGATGCAGGAGATCGTCAAGAATTTCACCCTGATTCACATCGACGCTCCggggcaggaggagggggctgcTGCCTACCCTACAGG TTACCAGTATCCCTCCATGGACACTGTAGCAGAGATGATCCCTGCCGTCCTGCAGTTTTTCAA CTTCCGTACTGTAATCGGAGTGGGCGTGGGAGCGGGGGCGTACATCCTCTCCAAGTTCTCA cTTGCAAACCCAGACTCGGTGGAAGGTCTGGTTCTGGTCAACATCGACACTAATGCTCGAGGATGGATCGACTGGGCTGCTCAGAAg ctCAGCTCTGTGACCTCCTCCCTCACTGAGCAGATCCTGTCCCACCTTTTCAGCCAG GAGGAgctgtcagcaaacacagatCTCGTGCAGTCTCACAGAGAGCGCATCTCCAAAGCCTCCAATCTGATCAACATAGAGCTCTTCTGGAAGACTTACAACAG TCGCAGAGACTTGAATATTGACCGCAACAGCACCTTCAA GTGTCCAGTAATGCTGGTTGTGGGCGATCAGGCTCCGTATGAGGACGCTGCC GTGGAGTGCAACAGCAAAATGGACCCAACAACAACCTCATTCCTCAAG ATGGCTGATGCTGGTGGTCTTCCTCAGCTGACCCAG ccTGCTAAACTGACTGAGGCTTTCAAGTATTTCATCCAGGGAATGGGCTACA TGGCTTCATCTTGCATGACTCGCCTGTCCCGCTCCCGCACCACCTCCCTATCCTCCTCCTACTCCATGGATGGGTCCCGCTCGCGCTCCCGCACCCTGTCCCAGGGCTCGCAGGGCGGCCAGATGCCGCCCAGCCCCTCCCAAACGATGGAGGTGTCTTGCTGA